GAAGTGGGCGAAGAGGCTGCCGATGTCAAATATGTAGCTTACTATAGATTGAACAAAGTTGATTATGCGGTTCTTGAAGCAGGACAGTCACAGATTACAGTAAGAGTTGGAGAACAGGTGGCTCCCTCTTACATCGTATACGGAATTACGGAATTTGCTGTGTTGCTTAACGACACGAGCACGAACAGCTTTGTTGTTGTGAAGTACTTTAGATCGTAAACTCGAGGGTGAATATGGGGTGATTCGTGTGAGAAGAATAGCGGTCATATTTTTAGTTCTGGGTTTCTTCTGTATTGGAGTCTCTAATCAGTTGAATTCTGTTATACCATCTATGGATGCTGAATCTGTAACAGTGACGATGATCTTCAACGACACAGTCACCGATTACAACATTCAGTCAAATCCTTCCAAGACTATATACTCCCTGGCGCTCAACGGAGTTAGTGGAAGAGATATGAATCTCCCGCTCCGAATGGGTCCCGTGGAGGGGCTGTGGACCAGACAGGATCCGAAGAGACTTTCTGTCAATGTTGCGTTGTTGATTCCAGCAATTGATGAGCCCGAAGTCAAGATAATGGGGAATGTAGTCACTTTGAGATTCTTCAGATCGAAGATCAACGTGGATATCGAAAAGTTCACAACATATGGTATGACTGTTTCCACTGCGATGACGTACCTTTTCTCAGAAGAGATGCTTGATCTTTCTTATGTCATATCTCCTAGTGTCAGAAACGAGGAGGTCATTGTCGGTTTTTCTCTTGCGATGCCCGAGGACATTCTTCGAAACATTCTTACATCACTCGGAGATAGGATAGCATACTCCTATTTCACCGATGGAACATTCTATCTGGGGACCCCTGAAGAAGTACAGGATCTGGTAAACGCCTTCTGGAAGACTTACATAGGTGTGGAGTTCAACGCCGAAGGAGAATCTGTTTCTGAACAGATCGAAAGGTTAAGAAAGGCACTTCCTGTTAACAGTTTCATAGAGTATCTGCCAAACGAGGCTTCACTAATGGTTTTTGGAGATCTTCAGACTCATATGACACTTTCTGCCGCTCTCACGACAAACACAGTCACTAGGGAATACACGGTTCCATGGGAGATCACCAACATTG
This window of the Mesotoga sp. BH458_6_3_2_1 genome carries:
- a CDS encoding alpha/beta hydrolase: MEKVVLIIVVSITLLVTGGVLLTFLLEPVEIADVAASRIRIDPIDTTRVVSSVTLGNHFLPLYASPLEVIRSMLEVGEEAADVKYVAYYRLNKVDYAVLEAGQSQITVRVGEQVAPSYIVYGITEFAVLLNDTSTNSFVVVKYFRS